The following are encoded together in the Ranitomeya imitator isolate aRanImi1 chromosome 4, aRanImi1.pri, whole genome shotgun sequence genome:
- the LOC138673863 gene encoding histone H2A.J: protein MSGRGKQGGKVRAKAKTRSSRAGLQFPVGRVHRLLRKGNYAERVGAGAPVYLAAVLEYLTAEILELAGNAARDNKKTRIIPRHLQLAVRNDEELNRLLGGVTIAQGGVLPNIQAVLLPKKTESSKVSSKSGKSK from the coding sequence ATGTCTGGACGTGGCAAACAAGGAGGGAAGGTCCGTGCTAAAGCCAAGACCCGCTCATCCCGGGCAGGACTGCAGTTCCCCGTTGGTCGTGTGCACAGACTTCTCCGCAAGGGTAACTATGCTGAGAGGGTGGGCGCCGGTGCTCCGGTCTATCTGGCTgctgtgctggagtatctgaccGCTGAGATCCTGGAATTAGCCGGCAATGCCGCCCGGGACAACAAGAAGACCCGCATCATCCCCCGACACCTGCAGCTGGCCGTGCGCAATGACGaggagctgaacaggctgctgggtgGGGTGACCATCGCCCAGGGGGGCGTCCTGCCCAACATCCAGGCCGTGCTGCTGCCCAAGAAGACCGAGAGCAGCAAGGTGAGCAGCAAGTCAGGCAAGAGCAAGTAA
- the LOC138673864 gene encoding histone H2B produces the protein MPDPAKSAPAAKKGSKKAVTKTQKKDGKKRRKTRKESYAIYVYKVLKQVHPDTGISSKAMGIMNSFVNDIFERIAGEASRLAHYNKRSTITSREIQTAVRLLLPGELAKHAVSEGTKAVTKYTSAK, from the coding sequence ATGCCTGATCCTGCCAAGTCTGCACCAGCAGCcaagaagggctccaagaaagcTGTGACCAAGACTCAGAAGAAGGATGGTAAGAAGCGGAGGAAGACCAGGAAGGAGAGCTATGCCATCTATGTGTACAAGGTGCTGAAGCAGGTCCACCCTGACACCGGCATCTCCTCCAAGGCCATGGGCATCATGAActcctttgtcaatgacatctttgaGCGCATTGCAGGGGAAGCCTCCCGCCTGGCTCACTACAACAAgcgctccaccatcacctcccggGAGATCCAGACCGCTGTGCGCCTGCTGCTGCCCGGAGAGCTGGCCAAGCACGCCGTGTCTGAGGGCACCAAGGCTGTCACCAAGTACACCAGCGCCAAGTGA
- the LOC138673865 gene encoding histone H3 encodes MARTKQTARKSTGGKAPRKQLATKAARKSAPATGGVKKPHRYRPGTVALREIRRYQKSTELLIRKLPFQRLVREIAQDFKTDLRFQSSAVMALQEASEAYLVGLFEDTNLCAIHAKRVTIMPKDIQLARRIRGERA; translated from the coding sequence ATGGCCAGAACTAAGCAGACCGCCCGTAAATCCACCGGAGGGAAAGCTCCCCGCAAGCAGCTGGCCACTAAGGCTGCCAGGAAGAGTGCTCCTGCCACTGGTGGAGTGAAGAAGCCGCACCGCTACCGTCCAGGAACAGTCGCTCTCCGGGAGATCCGCCGTTACCAGAAGTCCACCGAGCTGCTGATCCGTAAGCTTCCCTTCCAGCGCCTGGTGAGGGAGATCGCCCAGGACTTCAAGACTGATCTGCGCTTCCAGAGCTCGGCAGTCATGGCCCTACAGGAGGCCAGCGAGGCTTATCTGGTGGGACTGTTCGAGGACACCAACCTGTGCGCCATCCATGCCAAGAGGGTCACTATCATGCCCAAAGACATCCAGCTGGCCCGCAGGATTCGTGGGGAGAGAGCTTAG